A window of the Oscillospiraceae bacterium genome harbors these coding sequences:
- a CDS encoding FprA family A-type flavoprotein — protein MYCYRKVTEDLYWVGANDHRLSLFENIHPIYHGVSYNSYLLLDDQTVLFDTVDWAVGRQFIENIQAVLNGRPLDYLVINHMEPDHAAAIEEILLRWPKVKILTTPKAVIFLHQFGFSIDNCCVEAVKEGSTRCFGKHTVTFVNAPMVHWPEVMVTYDATNGVLFSADAFGSFGALDGKLFADEVDFPHEWLDEARRYYTNIVGKYGPQVQTLLKKASTLDIKMICPLHGPVWRKDIGWFIDKYVHWSTYEPEQKGIMIVYASMYGNTEAAAQILAAKLAERGITNTRLYDVSSTHVSYLISDVFKYSHLVLASVTYNLGIFPPMHNFLMDMKALNVQNRTCAIIENGSWACRSGCLMKGCLAELKNMRLLEEGVSLASSLREQDLPDMDLLADSLTASIKEE, from the coding sequence ATGTACTGCTACCGCAAAGTTACAGAAGATCTGTACTGGGTTGGCGCCAATGACCACCGCCTCTCTCTTTTTGAAAATATCCACCCGATTTATCACGGCGTCTCCTACAATTCTTACCTGCTGCTCGACGACCAGACCGTGCTGTTTGACACGGTAGACTGGGCCGTCGGCCGTCAGTTTATTGAAAACATCCAGGCCGTGCTGAACGGCCGGCCTTTGGATTACCTGGTTATCAACCACATGGAGCCGGACCACGCCGCCGCAATTGAAGAAATTCTGCTGCGCTGGCCAAAAGTGAAAATCCTTACGACACCAAAAGCAGTTATCTTTCTGCACCAATTTGGTTTTTCCATTGACAACTGCTGTGTAGAAGCCGTAAAAGAAGGCAGCACCCGCTGCTTTGGCAAACACACCGTTACATTTGTAAATGCACCCATGGTACACTGGCCGGAAGTGATGGTCACCTATGATGCGACAAACGGTGTTCTGTTCTCTGCCGATGCCTTTGGCTCCTTTGGTGCTTTGGACGGCAAACTTTTTGCCGATGAAGTCGACTTTCCGCATGAATGGCTGGATGAAGCCCGGCGCTACTACACAAATATCGTGGGGAAATACGGTCCGCAGGTACAGACTCTGCTGAAAAAAGCCAGTACCCTCGACATCAAGATGATCTGCCCGCTGCACGGCCCCGTCTGGCGAAAAGATATCGGTTGGTTTATAGACAAATATGTACATTGGAGCACTTATGAACCAGAACAAAAAGGAATTATGATTGTCTATGCCTCTATGTATGGCAATACAGAAGCCGCCGCACAAATCTTGGCTGCAAAGCTCGCAGAGCGCGGCATTACCAATACACGACTCTATGACGTTTCCAGTACCCATGTTTCGTATTTGATTTCGGATGTATTTAAATACAGTCATCTGGTACTGGCAAGTGTCACCTACAACCTCGGCATTTTTCCACCAATGCACAATTTCTTAATGGATATGAAAGCACTGAATGTGCAGAACCGCACCTGTGCAATCATTGAAAACGGCTCGTGGGCATGCCGCTCCGGCTGCCTGATGAAAGGTTGTCTGGCAGAGCTGAAAAACATGCGTCTGCTAGAAGAAGGAGTCAGCCTGGCGTCGTCTCTGCGAGAGCAGGACCTGCCCGATATGGACCTACTTGCTGACAGCCTCACGGCTTCAATCAAAGAAGAATAA
- a CDS encoding uracil-DNA glycosylase — translation MYQSWAQLEEACRGCERCGLGKTRTNLVFGVGNPKAQVLFIGEGPGEQEDLKGEPFVGRSGQLLDKLLAAVDLDRHTNIYIANIVKCRPPQNRDPLPEEQEQCITWLREQTRLLRPKIIVCLGRIAAMRIMDPKIKITRQHGQWVEKGGIWMMATLHPAALLRDPRKKPDAFADFLGLRDKMKELGIPLTV, via the coding sequence ATGTATCAAAGTTGGGCGCAGCTGGAAGAAGCCTGCCGCGGCTGTGAGCGCTGCGGATTAGGAAAGACACGCACCAACCTGGTCTTTGGGGTCGGCAATCCAAAGGCACAGGTCCTGTTTATCGGGGAAGGCCCCGGCGAGCAGGAGGACCTGAAAGGGGAGCCTTTTGTCGGGCGCAGCGGCCAGCTGCTGGATAAACTGCTTGCCGCAGTGGATCTGGACCGGCATACGAATATTTATATTGCAAATATTGTCAAGTGCCGCCCGCCACAGAACCGTGACCCGCTGCCAGAGGAGCAGGAGCAGTGTATCACTTGGCTGCGGGAGCAGACACGCCTTTTGCGGCCGAAAATTATAGTATGTCTGGGGCGTATTGCCGCTATGCGGATAATGGACCCTAAAATTAAGATTACCCGCCAGCACGGCCAGTGGGTCGAAAAGGGCGGCATCTGGATGATGGCAACGCTGCACCCAGCGGCGCTTTTGCGTGACCCACGCAAGAAGCCGGACGCCTTTGCCGATTTTCTCGGCTTGCGCGATAAGATGAAAGAGCTTGGAATTCCACTGACTGTATAA
- a CDS encoding iron-containing alcohol dehydrogenase, with translation MRFTLPRDIYYGPGALDELKRLSGKKAAVVVGGGSMKRFGFLDRVLQNLKEAGLAVRLIEGVEPDPSVETVLSGAKTMQEFEPDWIVAMGGGSPIDAAKAMWVFYEYPETKFEDLIEPFSFPALRQKAHFLAIPSTSGTATEVTAFSVITDYQKGIKYPLADFNITPDAAVIDPALAETMPPKLTAHTGMDALTHAVEAYVSALHSPFTDPLALQAIQMVFEYLPTSYQGDKAAREQMHYAQCLAGMAFSNALLGIVHSMAHKTGAAYQNGHIVHGCANAMYLPKVIAYNAKVPQARERYAVIARTVGLTGSEAGLVKALCNKIDQYNEFLHIPHAMKDYENGIVPEAEFQEKLHDVAALALSDACTGSNPRKPTQKEMEKLLTACYYGLPVDF, from the coding sequence ATGCGTTTTACACTTCCCAGGGATATTTATTACGGCCCCGGTGCGCTGGACGAACTAAAAAGACTTTCCGGCAAAAAAGCGGCTGTAGTGGTGGGCGGCGGCTCGATGAAGCGCTTTGGCTTTTTAGACCGCGTTTTACAGAATTTAAAAGAAGCAGGCCTTGCGGTGCGCCTGATTGAGGGCGTTGAGCCGGACCCTTCGGTCGAGACTGTTTTAAGCGGCGCCAAAACCATGCAGGAGTTTGAGCCGGACTGGATTGTAGCGATGGGCGGCGGCTCGCCTATTGATGCTGCAAAGGCGATGTGGGTGTTTTATGAGTACCCGGAAACCAAATTTGAAGATCTGATAGAACCTTTCAGTTTTCCGGCGCTGCGGCAGAAAGCACATTTTCTGGCGATTCCATCCACTTCCGGTACAGCAACCGAGGTGACTGCTTTTTCGGTGATTACCGACTACCAAAAGGGTATTAAATACCCGCTGGCAGATTTTAATATTACGCCGGATGCCGCGGTCATTGACCCGGCCTTAGCAGAGACCATGCCGCCAAAATTGACCGCGCATACAGGTATGGATGCACTGACCCACGCGGTAGAGGCCTATGTTTCTGCACTGCACTCACCCTTTACAGACCCGCTGGCACTGCAGGCAATTCAAATGGTATTTGAGTATCTGCCGACTTCTTATCAGGGAGATAAGGCTGCCCGTGAGCAAATGCATTATGCGCAGTGCTTAGCGGGCATGGCGTTTTCCAATGCACTGCTGGGGATTGTGCACTCCATGGCACACAAAACTGGCGCGGCTTATCAGAATGGGCACATTGTGCACGGCTGTGCCAATGCGATGTACCTGCCAAAGGTGATTGCCTACAATGCAAAAGTACCACAGGCGCGTGAGCGCTATGCGGTAATTGCCCGCACGGTCGGCTTGACTGGAAGCGAAGCCGGTCTGGTAAAAGCATTGTGTAATAAAATTGACCAATATAATGAATTCCTGCATATTCCCCATGCGATGAAAGATTACGAAAACGGCATTGTGCCGGAAGCAGAGTTTCAGGAAAAGCTGCACGATGTGGCAGCACTGGCTTTAAGCGATGCTTGTACCGGCTCTAACCCGCGCAAGCCTACCCAGAAAGAGATGGAAAAGCTTTTGACGGCCTGTTATTATGGCCTGCCTGTGGATTTTTAA
- a CDS encoding Rrf2 family transcriptional regulator, whose amino-acid sequence MRISAKGRYAVAALLRMAQAGADTVVNVTRLSEDLGISRIYLEQVFSLLKRAQLVSSTQGAQGGYRLICAPVKIRILDILQATDGALFERPGKTLGADAQDAEAALSLVYDRLQQAVEQALSSLTLADLQEEAARSQDNFMFFI is encoded by the coding sequence ATGCGCATTTCAGCAAAGGGCCGGTATGCAGTCGCTGCACTGCTGCGCATGGCACAGGCCGGCGCAGATACGGTAGTTAATGTTACCCGTCTTTCAGAGGACTTGGGCATTTCGCGCATTTATCTAGAGCAGGTATTTTCTCTGCTAAAGCGCGCACAGCTGGTGAGTTCGACACAGGGGGCACAGGGCGGGTACCGCCTGATTTGTGCGCCTGTCAAGATTCGTATACTGGATATTTTGCAGGCAACGGATGGCGCTTTGTTTGAGCGGCCTGGCAAAACCCTTGGTGCCGATGCACAGGACGCTGAGGCGGCGCTGTCGCTGGTCTACGACCGTTTGCAGCAGGCTGTTGAGCAGGCACTGTCTTCTTTAACGCTTGCTGATCTGCAGGAAGAGGCGGCCCGCAGCCAGGATAATTTCATGTTCTTTATTTGA
- a CDS encoding MFS transporter translates to MQSPWRRTKGACYLGYLTQGIVNSLTPLLFTVFQDSYRLTFWQLSQLIVLNFGTQLCMDIFSVFFVDRIGTRRCLAGSHFLAAGGLVLMGILPQVMPPFAGIAISVVCCGMGSGLIEDLVSPILDSLPGEHKSSSMSLLHSFYCWGQVAVIAGTTLALHLLGSSRWFFLPVLWAVIPAINLVRFLQVPLCPPLPAEKKTPIHSLLHSRLFLVCMLLILCAGAAELSMSQWSSLFAERGLGVPKVIGDLLGPCLFAALEGGGRLLYGLFGDRWNLDKVLLGCSFLCIACYLVTALAQVPLLSLLGCALCGLSIALMWPGTYSLAAHSFPRGGTSMFGILAVCGDIGCTLGPWITGLFGAENLGLRRGLLAAAVFPGIMVISMLCICRKRVCSSEREVH, encoded by the coding sequence ATGCAAAGCCCTTGGCGGCGGACAAAAGGCGCCTGTTACCTGGGATACTTAACACAGGGAATTGTAAACAGCCTTACACCGCTGCTTTTTACCGTATTTCAAGACAGTTATCGTCTGACTTTTTGGCAGCTGAGCCAGCTGATTGTACTGAATTTTGGTACACAGCTCTGCATGGATATTTTTTCCGTATTTTTCGTCGACCGTATCGGAACCCGCCGCTGCTTGGCCGGCTCCCATTTCCTGGCGGCGGGCGGCTTGGTGCTGATGGGTATTTTGCCGCAAGTCATGCCGCCCTTTGCGGGCATTGCCATTTCGGTGGTCTGCTGCGGAATGGGCAGCGGCCTGATTGAAGACCTGGTCAGCCCGATTTTGGATTCGCTGCCCGGTGAGCACAAGTCGTCCTCTATGAGTCTGCTGCATTCGTTTTACTGCTGGGGGCAGGTAGCTGTCATTGCCGGCACCACCCTGGCGCTGCATCTGCTGGGTAGCTCGCGCTGGTTTTTTCTGCCGGTTTTGTGGGCAGTGATACCGGCGATAAACCTGGTGCGCTTTCTGCAGGTACCGCTTTGCCCGCCCCTGCCGGCGGAAAAGAAAACGCCGATACACAGCCTGCTGCATTCCCGGCTGTTCCTAGTCTGTATGCTGCTGATTCTGTGTGCCGGTGCAGCGGAACTTTCCATGAGCCAATGGTCCTCCCTTTTCGCAGAGCGGGGCTTGGGGGTCCCAAAAGTGATCGGCGACCTGCTGGGGCCCTGTCTGTTTGCCGCGCTGGAGGGCGGCGGCAGGCTGCTATATGGCCTTTTCGGGGACAGATGGAATTTAGACAAAGTGCTTTTGGGCTGCAGCTTTTTGTGCATTGCCTGCTATTTGGTGACGGCGCTCGCCCAGGTGCCGCTGCTGTCGCTTCTGGGGTGTGCGCTGTGCGGCCTTTCCATTGCGCTGATGTGGCCGGGCACGTATTCGCTGGCGGCCCATTCTTTCCCGCGCGGCGGAACCTCTATGTTTGGCATTTTAGCGGTATGCGGCGACATTGGCTGTACGCTAGGGCCGTGGATAACCGGGCTTTTTGGTGCAGAGAACCTTGGCCTGCGCCGGGGCCTTTTGGCTGCCGCCGTTTTTCCGGGCATTATGGTTATTAGTATGCTGTGCATCTGCAGAAAAAGAGTCTGCAGCAGTGAAAGGGAAGTACATTAA
- the larC gene encoding nickel pincer cofactor biosynthesis protein LarC, with protein MKTLYLECSMGAAGDMLTAALLELLPNPQAFLDKMNSLPLPEVHVSAFSMEKCGLAGTHVQVIVHGEEEESEDMPDSAAHEHSGEEHVHHHHPHHTGLQDIQKLVGTFDLPEAVKKDILAVYDLLAEAESHAHGRPVSQIHFHEVGSLDAVADITGVCLLLHALAPERIVASPVHVGSGQVHCAHGILPVPAPATAYLLRGIPIYGGSVRGELCTPTGAALLRYFVSEFCGMPVMRVLKIGCGMGRKDFAAANCVRAMLGETAESSEEIVELRCNLDDMTPEALGFAQERLLVGGALDVFTTPIGMKKNRPAVLLTCLCKPGQREKMLSLLFRYTATLGVRETCCRRYMLSRTSRTVSTAYGQVGIKTASGWGVQHSKAEYEDLARIARDRGCSLAEARELIAKDL; from the coding sequence ATGAAGACACTGTATTTGGAGTGCAGCATGGGTGCCGCAGGCGATATGCTGACGGCGGCGCTGCTCGAACTGCTGCCTAATCCACAGGCATTCCTTGATAAAATGAACAGCCTGCCCCTGCCTGAGGTGCATGTTTCGGCTTTTTCTATGGAAAAATGTGGCCTTGCCGGAACCCATGTGCAGGTGATTGTGCACGGCGAAGAGGAAGAAAGCGAAGATATGCCCGATTCTGCGGCGCATGAGCACAGCGGAGAAGAGCATGTACACCACCATCATCCTCACCACACGGGACTGCAGGACATACAGAAATTGGTGGGGACGTTTGATTTGCCCGAAGCGGTCAAAAAAGATATTTTGGCCGTCTATGACCTGCTTGCCGAAGCGGAAAGTCATGCGCACGGCCGGCCGGTCAGCCAGATTCATTTTCACGAAGTTGGCAGTTTAGACGCGGTAGCGGATATTACGGGCGTTTGCCTTTTGCTGCATGCATTAGCGCCGGAGCGCATTGTTGCGTCACCGGTCCATGTAGGCAGCGGACAGGTGCATTGTGCGCATGGAATTTTGCCGGTGCCTGCGCCGGCCACTGCATATCTGCTGCGCGGTATTCCGATTTATGGCGGCAGTGTGCGCGGGGAACTTTGTACGCCGACCGGTGCGGCACTGCTGCGGTATTTCGTATCTGAATTCTGCGGAATGCCCGTCATGCGCGTGTTAAAAATCGGCTGCGGCATGGGCAGAAAAGACTTTGCAGCAGCCAACTGCGTGCGTGCAATGCTGGGTGAAACGGCGGAAAGCAGCGAAGAAATCGTAGAGCTGCGCTGTAATCTTGACGATATGACACCAGAAGCGCTTGGCTTTGCGCAAGAGCGCCTTTTGGTCGGCGGTGCTCTGGATGTTTTCACCACGCCGATTGGCATGAAAAAAAATCGTCCAGCGGTACTTTTGACCTGCCTGTGCAAACCTGGGCAGCGGGAGAAAATGCTGTCCCTTTTGTTTCGGTACACGGCGACGCTCGGCGTACGCGAAACGTGCTGCCGGAGGTACATGCTTTCCCGTACGTCACGCACTGTTTCTACGGCTTATGGCCAGGTGGGGATAAAAACCGCGTCGGGCTGGGGCGTGCAGCACTCGAAGGCAGAATATGAGGACTTGGCCAGAATTGCGCGGGATAGGGGATGTTCCCTCGCAGAGGCCCGAGAGCTCATTGCAAAAGATTTGTAA
- the larB gene encoding nickel pincer cofactor biosynthesis protein LarB: MDKEKIQQILQQVQDGSCSVQQAMLQLKMEPFEDLGFAKLDHHRALRQGAAEVIYGAGKTAEQMIKIAAAMQKAGQQNVLITRLSAEKAVEMQKNLPLQYDKTSRIGFLGQISQPDGNGTVVVATGGTSDMPVAEEAALTAEILGNQVTRLYDVGVAGLHRLLAHLDEIMSANVIVAVAGMEGALASVIGGLADCPVIAVPTSVGYGASLGGLSALLSMLNSCASGVSVVNIDNGFGAGYLASMINHMGEKK; this comes from the coding sequence ATGGATAAAGAGAAAATCCAACAGATTCTACAGCAGGTGCAGGACGGCAGCTGCAGTGTGCAACAGGCAATGTTGCAGCTGAAAATGGAGCCGTTTGAGGACCTCGGCTTTGCAAAGCTGGACCACCACCGCGCTCTGCGGCAGGGGGCAGCAGAGGTTATATATGGAGCGGGGAAAACGGCTGAACAGATGATTAAAATAGCCGCTGCCATGCAGAAAGCAGGGCAGCAGAATGTCCTGATTACCCGCCTGTCCGCTGAAAAAGCGGTAGAAATGCAGAAAAACCTGCCGCTGCAATACGATAAGACAAGCCGTATCGGCTTTTTAGGCCAAATATCGCAGCCGGATGGAAACGGCACGGTTGTCGTGGCGACCGGCGGCACCAGCGATATGCCGGTCGCTGAGGAAGCAGCCTTGACCGCTGAAATTCTCGGCAACCAGGTTACCCGGCTGTACGATGTCGGCGTCGCCGGCCTGCACCGCCTTTTGGCGCATTTAGATGAAATTATGAGTGCCAATGTTATCGTAGCAGTCGCCGGTATGGAGGGCGCCCTGGCCAGTGTAATCGGTGGCCTTGCCGACTGCCCAGTCATTGCTGTGCCCACCAGCGTGGGTTACGGGGCTTCTTTGGGTGGGCTGTCAGCGCTGCTTTCCATGCTCAATTCCTGTGCCAGCGGCGTCAGCGTTGTCAATATTGACAACGGCTTTGGTGCCGGGTATCTCGCCAGTATGATCAATCACATGGGGGAAAAGAAATGA
- the larE gene encoding ATP-dependent sacrificial sulfur transferase LarE, which translates to MEMTQTGSRKLQQFFRENPKVALAFSGGTDSSYLFYAAVHAGAQVYPYYIKTAFQPQFELEDAQKLADQLHTELSVLQLDLLSNPDVVSNPANRCYFCKKELFSALRAQANRDGCTLLMDGTNASDDVNDRPGMRALKELCVRSPLRECGLTKPEIRCLSREAGLFTWNKPAYACLATRFPAGRQITGDLLQQVESAEKELFRLGFTDFRVRLYDDAARLQFLPEQMPLAVEKRAEILKRLRPWFSVVLLDLAGR; encoded by the coding sequence ATGGAAATGACACAGACTGGCAGCAGGAAGCTGCAGCAATTCTTTAGGGAGAATCCTAAAGTAGCTCTTGCTTTTTCCGGCGGAACGGATTCTTCATACCTTTTCTATGCGGCGGTACATGCCGGCGCGCAGGTATACCCGTACTACATAAAAACGGCATTTCAGCCGCAGTTTGAGCTGGAGGACGCCCAAAAACTGGCCGATCAGCTGCACACAGAGCTGAGCGTTTTACAGCTGGACCTGCTCTCTAACCCCGATGTGGTGAGCAATCCGGCAAACCGCTGCTATTTTTGTAAAAAAGAGCTTTTTTCGGCGCTGAGAGCGCAGGCAAATCGTGATGGCTGTACGCTGCTGATGGATGGAACCAATGCTTCTGACGATGTCAATGACCGCCCCGGCATGCGGGCGTTAAAAGAACTTTGCGTACGTTCGCCGCTGCGGGAGTGCGGCTTGACCAAACCGGAAATCCGCTGCCTTTCGCGGGAAGCGGGGCTGTTTACCTGGAACAAACCAGCCTATGCTTGCCTTGCTACCCGCTTTCCGGCGGGCCGCCAAATTACCGGTGACCTGCTGCAGCAGGTTGAGAGTGCAGAAAAGGAACTGTTTCGGCTGGGCTTTACCGACTTTCGTGTGCGGCTGTATGACGACGCGGCCCGGCTGCAGTTTTTGCCGGAGCAGATGCCGCTCGCTGTGGAAAAGCGGGCGGAAATTCTGAAACGGCTGCGACCGTGGTTTTCAGTAGTCCTTCTGGACCTTGCGGGCAGGTGA
- the hydE gene encoding [FeFe] hydrogenase H-cluster radical SAM maturase HydE — MTNQERIDRLNREKDLPLQEWAALLSSFCAEDQAYARGLAQKIAIAKFGKGVFFRGIIEFTNVCKNDCIYCGIRRSNKKVSRYRLTKEEILQCCAAGYSYGYRTFVLQGGEDGYCSDEVMTSLVKAIRSTYPDCAITLSLGERSRESYQKLFDAGADRYLLRHETADKAHYSRLHPPEMSFDHRMRCLQQLREIGYQTGCGMMIGSPYQTVENLAEDMRFIRSFSPQMVGMGPFIPHKDTPFRNFPAGRLDLCLFLISLTRIMLPDVLLPATTALGTIHPQGRELGILAGGNVIMPNLSPTEVRKKYLLYNNKICTDEGSGQCRFCLDSRLSSIGYRAVISRGDYQPPVSDK, encoded by the coding sequence ATGACAAACCAAGAACGAATCGACCGGCTCAACCGGGAAAAGGACCTGCCTCTGCAGGAGTGGGCAGCGCTGCTCTCTTCCTTTTGTGCAGAAGACCAGGCGTATGCGCGCGGTCTCGCACAAAAAATTGCTATTGCAAAATTTGGCAAAGGCGTCTTTTTTCGGGGAATTATCGAATTTACCAACGTCTGCAAAAATGACTGTATCTATTGCGGTATCCGCCGCTCAAATAAAAAAGTGTCGCGCTACCGCCTGACAAAGGAAGAGATTCTGCAGTGCTGTGCGGCGGGCTATTCCTATGGCTACCGGACTTTTGTTCTGCAGGGCGGCGAAGACGGATATTGCTCCGATGAAGTAATGACCAGCCTTGTCAAAGCCATTCGCAGTACCTACCCGGACTGTGCAATTACACTCTCTCTTGGCGAACGCAGCCGTGAAAGCTACCAAAAACTATTTGATGCGGGCGCCGACCGCTATCTGCTGCGGCATGAAACCGCCGATAAAGCCCATTACAGCAGGCTGCACCCACCCGAAATGTCTTTTGACCACCGTATGCGCTGCCTGCAGCAGCTCAGGGAAATCGGCTACCAAACCGGTTGCGGCATGATGATTGGCTCACCCTATCAGACAGTGGAAAACCTAGCGGAAGATATGCGGTTCATTCGCTCCTTTTCGCCGCAGATGGTCGGCATGGGGCCCTTCATTCCGCATAAAGATACACCATTTCGCAATTTTCCGGCAGGCAGACTGGACCTTTGTCTGTTTCTCATCAGTCTCACCCGCATTATGCTGCCGGATGTGCTGCTGCCCGCCACTACGGCACTCGGCACAATTCACCCACAGGGACGCGAACTCGGCATTTTGGCAGGTGGTAACGTGATTATGCCTAACCTCTCACCTACGGAAGTGCGGAAAAAGTATTTACTGTACAACAACAAAATTTGCACAGATGAGGGCAGCGGCCAGTGCCGCTTCTGCTTGGACAGCCGGCTTTCCTCTATTGGTTACCGCGCAGTTATCTCCCGCGGTGACTATCAGCCGCCAGTCTCTGACAAATGA
- a CDS encoding cold-shock protein: MGANTGTVKWFNEAKGYGFISNDDGSGDVFVHFSAILGEGFKTLTEGQKVSYDIEPDPKNSSKSRAANVQPL; this comes from the coding sequence ATGGGTGCAAACACTGGTACAGTAAAATGGTTCAACGAAGCAAAGGGCTACGGTTTTATTTCTAACGATGATGGCAGCGGCGATGTATTCGTGCATTTCTCTGCTATTCTGGGTGAAGGCTTTAAAACCCTGACCGAGGGCCAGAAGGTTTCTTATGACATCGAGCCCGATCCGAAAAACAGCAGTAAGTCCCGCGCTGCCAACGTTCAGCCCCTGTAA
- a CDS encoding ADP-ribosylglycohydrolase family protein, giving the protein MVGSILGDIAGSRFEFSRPSGFDWRTEKLFAPECRYTDDSVMTIASKYALLTDCSFSSAYRIFGKRYPHAGYGAMFQDWLTSTARRPYQSCGNGSAMRAGVIGEYYDTLEKTEAKAAESAACTHNHPEGIKGAKAAAAGVFLARKGFQKSEIRSIVQRRYGYNLTVPLALRRPFCRVKQTCQATLPLAFLCFLESEDYESCIRNVFSCLCDTDTVGCIAGGFAEAYYKGTGFDDDALLRRYLIKPGSCGKTDTFLYDWAVALKDPYTERKGDASL; this is encoded by the coding sequence ATGGTTGGTTCTATTTTAGGGGATATTGCCGGTTCCCGCTTTGAATTCAGCAGGCCCTCCGGCTTTGACTGGCGCACCGAAAAGCTTTTTGCGCCTGAGTGCCGCTATACAGACGACAGCGTGATGACCATTGCCAGCAAGTATGCACTCTTGACCGACTGCAGCTTTTCCAGCGCCTACCGCATTTTCGGCAAGCGGTATCCACACGCCGGCTACGGCGCCATGTTTCAAGATTGGCTCACTTCTACGGCGCGCCGGCCATATCAAAGCTGTGGAAACGGCTCTGCCATGCGTGCCGGTGTAATCGGCGAGTATTACGATACCCTGGAAAAGACAGAAGCCAAAGCCGCAGAAAGCGCTGCATGCACACATAATCACCCAGAGGGCATTAAGGGCGCTAAGGCAGCCGCAGCTGGCGTGTTTTTAGCGCGCAAAGGCTTTCAGAAATCAGAGATACGCAGTATTGTACAAAGGCGCTACGGCTATAATCTGACCGTTCCGCTGGCATTGCGCAGGCCTTTTTGCCGCGTGAAACAGACCTGTCAGGCCACGCTGCCGCTCGCCTTCCTCTGCTTTTTAGAGAGCGAAGATTACGAAAGCTGTATCCGAAATGTTTTCAGCTGTCTGTGTGACACCGATACTGTCGGGTGTATTGCAGGCGGCTTTGCAGAAGCATACTATAAAGGAACCGGATTTGACGACGATGCTCTGCTGCGCCGCTACCTGATTAAGCCCGGCAGCTGTGGAAAAACAGATACCTTTTTGTATGACTGGGCTGTTGCCCTAAAAGATCCCTATACTGAAAGAAAGGGGGATGCTTCTCTTTGA
- the tsf gene encoding translation elongation factor Ts, whose amino-acid sequence MAFTAKDVKELRDKTGCGMMDCKKALTASDGDMDKAVDFLREKGLATAAKKSGRIAAEGVSFAKTSDDGKVGVAIEVNAETDFVAKNASFQEFVTLCEDTILQQNPADVDALLNCTAAGSSETVGDILKEKIMTIGENIKVRRFQRSEGHLASYIHSGGKICVLVNFDTTDEIAAKPEFEEMGKNIGMQIAAMNPEFLDDAHVPQSVIERETSIAKEQAAASGKPEKVIEQMVTGKVKKALKEICLVDQEYVKESKTTVSQYINSVAKSLGGKISATGFVRFVTGEGLEKRHDDLAAEVASMVK is encoded by the coding sequence ATGGCTTTTACAGCAAAAGACGTAAAAGAATTGCGCGATAAGACCGGCTGCGGCATGATGGACTGCAAAAAGGCACTGACTGCTTCCGACGGTGACATGGATAAAGCAGTAGACTTTCTGCGTGAAAAGGGCCTGGCTACAGCGGCAAAGAAATCCGGCCGCATTGCAGCGGAGGGTGTTTCCTTTGCAAAAACAAGCGATGACGGCAAAGTTGGCGTTGCCATTGAAGTGAATGCAGAAACGGACTTTGTTGCAAAGAATGCTTCTTTTCAGGAGTTTGTTACGCTCTGTGAAGATACCATTCTGCAGCAGAACCCCGCAGATGTGGATGCTCTGTTAAACTGCACAGCTGCAGGCAGCAGTGAAACAGTGGGCGATATTCTGAAAGAAAAGATTATGACAATCGGCGAGAACATTAAAGTCCGCCGTTTTCAGCGCAGCGAAGGCCACCTCGCTTCCTATATTCATTCCGGCGGCAAGATTTGTGTGTTGGTAAACTTTGATACCACAGATGAAATCGCCGCAAAGCCGGAGTTTGAGGAAATGGGCAAAAATATTGGTATGCAGATCGCTGCCATGAACCCTGAGTTCCTTGACGATGCTCATGTGCCGCAGAGTGTGATTGAGCGCGAAACCAGCATTGCTAAAGAGCAGGCTGCTGCTTCTGGCAAACCGGAAAAGGTCATTGAGCAGATGGTTACTGGCAAGGTTAAGAAAGCCCTCAAAGAAATCTGCCTGGTTGATCAGGAGTATGTCAAAGAGAGCAAGACAACCGTCAGCCAGTATATCAATTCTGTTGCTAAGTCCCTTGGCGGCAAGATTTCCGCTACTGGTTTTGTCCGCTTTGTCACAGGTGAAGGCCTTGAAAAGCGCCACGATGACCTTGCAGCAGAAGTTGCCAGCATGGTAAAGTAA